The following are encoded in a window of Mycobacterium decipiens genomic DNA:
- a CDS encoding TetR/AcrR family transcriptional regulator — MAGRARNQDWLAARRTEVAADHILDAAERLYTDRDPASIGMNEIATAAGCSRATLYRYFESRDALRTAYVHRETRRLGREIMRKIDGVEDTHDRLITGITATLRMVRDNPALAAWFASTRPPIGGEMAGQSAVITALAAAFLRSLGPDDPATVERRARWVVRVITSLLMFPGHDETDERAMLEEFVIPIVTPASARR, encoded by the coding sequence ATGGCAGGCCGGGCAAGGAACCAAGATTGGCTGGCCGCGCGGCGAACCGAGGTCGCCGCGGACCACATACTCGACGCCGCCGAGCGGCTCTACACCGACCGCGACCCGGCTTCGATCGGCATGAACGAAATCGCCACGGCCGCGGGCTGTTCCCGCGCCACGCTGTATCGATACTTCGAAAGCCGCGACGCATTGCGAACCGCCTACGTGCACCGCGAGACTCGCCGACTGGGCCGCGAGATCATGCGGAAGATCGACGGTGTCGAGGACACCCACGACCGGTTGATTACGGGCATCACCGCCACGCTGCGGATGGTTCGCGACAACCCCGCGTTGGCGGCGTGGTTTGCCTCCACCCGCCCTCCGATCGGTGGCGAGATGGCTGGACAGTCGGCCGTGATCACGGCACTGGCCGCGGCGTTCCTGCGCTCCCTGGGGCCCGATGATCCAGCTACCGTCGAACGCCGGGCCCGCTGGGTGGTGCGGGTGATCACGTCGCTGCTGATGTTTCCCGGCCACGACGAAACCGACGAACGAGCGATGCTCGAGGAATTCGTCATCCCGATCGTGACGCCGGCTTCTGCCCGCCGTTAG
- a CDS encoding cytochrome P450, translated as MAPTLSHGFRLATADSWPNPWPMYRALRDHDPVHHVIPPERLDHDYYVLSRHADVFSAARDHETFSSAQGLTVNYGELELIGLQDNPPMVMQDPPVHTEFRKLVSRGFTPRQVEAVEPKVRDFVIERIEKLRADGGGDIVTELFKPLPSMVVAHYLGVPEEDRAQFDGWTQAIVAANTADGGIAGALATVGDAVGSMMTYFTELIERRRVEPEDDTISHLVAAGVGADGDLAGTLSVLGFTFTMVAGGNDTTTGMLGGSMPLLHQRPDQRRLLADEPGLIPDAVDELLRLTSPVQGLARTTTRDVPIGDTTIPAGRKVLLLYGSANRDERQYGPDAGELDVTRRPRSILTFSHGAHHCLGAAAARMQSRVALTELLARCPGFEVDESGIVWSGGSYVRRPLSVPFLVKR; from the coding sequence ATGGCGCCGACATTGTCTCATGGGTTCCGGCTCGCCACCGCCGACAGCTGGCCGAATCCCTGGCCGATGTACCGCGCGCTGCGAGACCACGACCCCGTGCACCACGTCATCCCACCGGAACGCCTCGACCACGACTACTACGTGCTGTCCCGGCACGCCGATGTCTTCTCGGCGGCGCGCGACCATGAGACGTTCTCATCCGCACAGGGGTTGACGGTCAATTACGGTGAGCTGGAACTAATTGGACTGCAAGACAACCCACCGATGGTGATGCAGGATCCACCGGTACACACCGAGTTTCGCAAGTTGGTCTCGCGCGGGTTCACCCCGCGCCAGGTCGAGGCGGTCGAGCCAAAGGTGCGCGACTTCGTCATTGAGCGCATAGAGAAGCTGCGCGCCGACGGCGGCGGCGACATCGTCACCGAATTGTTCAAGCCGCTGCCGTCAATGGTGGTCGCACACTATCTCGGTGTGCCCGAAGAAGATCGGGCACAGTTCGACGGTTGGACACAGGCCATCGTCGCGGCCAACACCGCAGACGGCGGCATCGCCGGCGCTCTGGCAACGGTCGGAGATGCCGTCGGGTCGATGATGACCTACTTCACCGAGCTGATCGAGCGGCGCCGAGTCGAACCCGAGGACGACACCATCTCACACCTGGTGGCGGCCGGGGTCGGCGCCGACGGCGACCTCGCCGGCACGCTGTCGGTGCTGGGGTTCACCTTCACGATGGTGGCCGGCGGCAACGACACCACGACGGGCATGCTCGGCGGGTCAATGCCGTTGCTACACCAGCGGCCCGACCAGCGCCGGCTGCTGGCGGACGAGCCGGGACTGATCCCCGACGCGGTGGACGAGCTGTTGCGGCTCACCTCGCCGGTACAGGGACTGGCGCGCACCACCACGCGCGACGTGCCGATTGGCGACACCACCATCCCGGCCGGCCGAAAGGTGTTGCTGCTCTACGGGTCAGCGAACCGGGACGAACGCCAATACGGACCGGATGCAGGCGAACTCGACGTGACCCGGCGCCCGCGCAGCATCTTGACCTTCAGCCATGGCGCCCACCATTGCCTGGGCGCCGCGGCAGCCCGGATGCAATCCCGGGTCGCGCTGACCGAACTGCTGGCACGCTGCCCGGGCTTCGAAGTCGACGAGTCGGGCATCGTGTGGTCCGGCGGCAGCTATGTCCGGCGTCCACTGTCGGTACCGTTCCTGGTGAAACGCTGA
- a CDS encoding MFS transporter, with product MRNSNRGPALLILFATLMAAAGDGISMVAFPWLVLQREGSVGQASIVATAAMLPLLFSTLVAGTAVDYFGRRRVSMVADALSGAAVAGVPLVAWAYGDDAVNVVVLAALAALAAAFDPAGMTARDSMLPEAAARAGWSLDRINSAYEAIINLAFIVGPGIGGLMIATVGGITTMWITAAAFGLSILAIAALQLEGAGKPHHASRPEGLVSGIAEGLRFVWNLRVLRTLGMIDLTVTALYLPMESVLFPKYFTDRQQPAELGWALMALAGGGLVGALGYAALSTRVRRRVTLLTAVLTLGLASLVIAFLPPLPVILVSCAVVGLVYGPIQPIYNYVIQTRAPQHLRGRVVGVMTSLAFAAGPLGLMLAGPLTDAAGLHATFLALALPIVFTGLIAIRLPALRELDLASEPDISQPSSR from the coding sequence ATGAGAAACAGCAACCGCGGCCCAGCGCTCTTAATCCTGTTCGCGACGCTAATGGCGGCCGCGGGCGATGGCATCTCGATGGTCGCGTTTCCGTGGCTGGTGTTGCAGCGCGAGGGCAGCGTCGGGCAGGCATCGATCGTGGCCACCGCGGCCATGCTGCCGCTGTTGTTCTCCACGCTGGTCGCCGGCACCGCGGTCGACTACTTCGGGCGTCGCCGGGTGTCGATGGTGGCCGACGCGCTGTCGGGAGCAGCGGTGGCCGGCGTCCCCCTGGTGGCGTGGGCGTATGGCGACGACGCGGTCAACGTGGTGGTGCTCGCCGCGTTGGCGGCCTTGGCAGCCGCATTCGACCCGGCGGGGATGACGGCTCGAGACTCGATGCTGCCCGAGGCCGCCGCCCGGGCCGGCTGGTCGCTGGACCGGATAAACAGCGCGTATGAGGCGATCATCAACCTGGCCTTTATCGTCGGCCCGGGCATCGGCGGCTTGATGATCGCGACGGTTGGCGGCATCACCACCATGTGGATCACCGCAGCGGCATTCGGGTTGTCCATCCTCGCGATTGCCGCCTTGCAGCTCGAGGGTGCCGGTAAGCCGCATCACGCGTCCCGGCCCGAAGGGCTGGTCTCCGGGATCGCCGAGGGGCTGCGCTTCGTCTGGAACCTGCGGGTGCTACGCACCCTCGGGATGATCGACCTCACCGTCACCGCGCTATATCTGCCGATGGAGAGCGTGCTGTTCCCGAAGTACTTCACCGACCGCCAGCAACCGGCCGAACTGGGTTGGGCGTTGATGGCGCTTGCCGGTGGCGGGCTGGTGGGCGCGCTGGGCTATGCCGCGTTGTCCACGCGCGTGCGTCGCCGGGTGACCTTGCTGACCGCGGTTCTTACCCTTGGTTTGGCGTCGTTGGTCATCGCGTTCCTGCCACCGCTGCCGGTCATCTTGGTGTCGTGCGCGGTGGTCGGCCTGGTGTACGGGCCCATCCAACCGATCTACAACTACGTGATACAGACCCGGGCGCCACAGCATCTGCGTGGCCGGGTGGTCGGGGTGATGACATCGCTGGCCTTCGCCGCCGGCCCGTTGGGTCTAATGCTGGCCGGTCCGCTGACCGACGCCGCCGGACTGCACGCAACGTTTCTCGCGTTGGCACTGCCAATCGTGTTCACCGGGCTGATCGCGATCCGGCTGCCCGCACTGCGCGAACTGGATCTGGCGTCCGAGCCGGACATAAGCCAGCCGTCATCGCGGTAA
- a CDS encoding siderophore-interacting protein — protein sequence MTELKASRGWQGAVLKLLGAGDYRLTVIGRCEISPRYLRLSFDAGGMLRTHAVHPTMWIRMWFADGHQRGYTLVDADPGAGTFDIEFALHDGCASDWARAAQPGDTIAATVLGSKFAIPDPPPTGYVMVGDTASLPAINSLLESIGDTPARVFLEARCDEDKCLPVARGAGITWVDRNKAGAELLETVRSAAFDAGDHFGWVACDSRTTRSVARVLRDDFGIPRKSIKAQAYWVA from the coding sequence GGTGCTGAAGCTGCTGGGGGCGGGGGACTACCGACTCACCGTGATCGGCCGGTGTGAGATCAGTCCGCGCTATCTGAGGTTGAGCTTCGATGCCGGCGGGATGCTGCGCACCCACGCCGTGCACCCGACGATGTGGATCCGGATGTGGTTCGCCGACGGGCACCAACGCGGCTACACGCTGGTCGACGCCGATCCCGGCGCCGGCACCTTCGATATCGAGTTCGCATTGCACGACGGCTGCGCGTCGGATTGGGCGCGCGCCGCGCAACCCGGCGACACCATCGCGGCGACGGTGCTGGGCAGCAAGTTTGCCATCCCGGACCCGCCCCCTACCGGGTACGTCATGGTCGGCGATACCGCATCGCTACCGGCGATCAACTCGCTGCTCGAGTCCATCGGGGATACCCCCGCGCGGGTATTTCTCGAGGCCCGCTGCGACGAGGACAAATGCCTGCCGGTGGCGCGCGGTGCCGGTATCACCTGGGTAGACCGCAACAAGGCCGGTGCGGAGTTGCTCGAGACGGTGCGGTCAGCGGCGTTTGACGCAGGCGACCACTTCGGATGGGTAGCCTGCGATAGTCGAACGACGCGGTCGGTCGCCAGGGTGCTGAGGGACGACTTCGGTATCCCGCGAAAGTCCATCAAGGCACAAGCTTATTGGGTGGCTTGA
- a CDS encoding FAD-binding oxidoreductase, whose product MNTDVLAGLIADLPEGMVVTDPAVTDGYRQDRAFDPSAGKPLAVVRPRHTEQVQTVLRWASANRVPVVTRGAGSGLSGGATALDNGIVLSTEKMRDISVDPVTRTVVCQPGLFNSEVKQAAANHGLWYPPDPSSFEICSIGGNIATNAGGLCCVKYGVTTDYVLGMQVVLADGTAVRLGGPRLKDVAGLSLTKLFVGSEGTLGVVTEVTLKLLPAQKASNIVVASFATVSAAVDAVLEVATRLRPAMLEFMDSVAINAVEDTYRMDLDRDAAAMLVAGSDERGRAGAEDAEVMAAVFGENGATDVFSTDDPDEGEAFVAARRYCIPAVESKGSLLLEDVGVPLPALGELVTGIARIADERDLMISVIAHAGDGNTHPLLVYDPADAAMLQRAHLAYGEIMDLAVGLGGTITGEHGVGRLKRPWLAGYLGPDVMDLNRRIKQALDPLGILNPGAGI is encoded by the coding sequence GTGAACACCGATGTGCTGGCAGGCCTCATCGCCGACCTGCCCGAGGGGATGGTGGTCACCGACCCCGCCGTGACCGACGGCTACCGGCAAGACCGCGCTTTCGACCCGTCGGCCGGCAAACCGCTGGCGGTGGTCCGGCCGCGGCATACCGAACAGGTACAGACCGTGCTGCGCTGGGCCAGCGCCAACCGAGTGCCGGTGGTGACCCGCGGAGCGGGTAGCGGCCTATCGGGCGGGGCGACCGCCCTGGACAACGGGATCGTGCTGTCCACCGAAAAGATGCGCGACATCTCCGTCGACCCGGTCACCCGCACCGTGGTGTGCCAGCCCGGCCTGTTCAACTCTGAAGTGAAGCAAGCCGCCGCCAACCATGGCCTGTGGTATCCCCCGGATCCGTCGTCGTTCGAGATCTGCAGCATCGGCGGCAACATCGCCACCAACGCCGGTGGGCTGTGTTGCGTGAAATATGGCGTGACCACCGACTATGTGCTGGGTATGCAGGTTGTACTGGCCGACGGCACCGCGGTCCGGCTGGGTGGCCCGCGGCTCAAGGACGTCGCCGGGCTGAGCCTGACGAAGCTGTTCGTCGGCAGCGAAGGCACCCTGGGTGTCGTTACCGAGGTGACGCTGAAGCTGCTACCCGCACAAAAGGCGTCAAACATCGTGGTGGCCAGCTTCGCCACGGTTTCCGCCGCGGTCGACGCCGTGCTCGAGGTGGCCACCCGCCTGCGCCCCGCGATGCTGGAATTCATGGATTCGGTGGCCATCAACGCCGTCGAGGACACCTACCGGATGGACCTGGACCGCGATGCGGCCGCGATGCTGGTGGCCGGCTCCGATGAACGTGGGCGCGCGGGCGCCGAGGACGCCGAAGTGATGGCGGCCGTGTTCGGCGAAAACGGTGCGACGGACGTGTTTTCGACCGACGACCCGGACGAGGGCGAGGCGTTCGTCGCCGCCCGCCGGTATTGCATTCCGGCGGTCGAGAGCAAGGGGTCACTGTTGCTGGAAGACGTCGGGGTGCCGCTGCCCGCGCTGGGCGAATTGGTCACCGGCATCGCGCGCATCGCCGATGAGCGCGACCTGATGATCTCGGTGATCGCCCACGCCGGCGACGGCAACACCCATCCGTTGCTGGTGTACGACCCCGCGGATGCGGCGATGCTGCAGCGGGCCCATCTGGCGTACGGCGAAATCATGGACCTGGCCGTCGGCCTGGGCGGCACCATCACCGGCGAGCACGGCGTCGGCCGGTTGAAGCGGCCGTGGCTGGCCGGCTATCTCGGGCCCGACGTCATGGACCTCAACCGACGCATCAAGCAGGCACTGGACCCGTTGGGCATCCTCAACCCGGGCGCGGGGATCTAA
- a CDS encoding uracil-DNA glycosylase: MQDARVLMHPNTGQAFGSPVEPGSGWPGDPATPQTPVAADAARVAALAGGAGSISELNAVISVCRACPRLVGWREEVAVGKRRAFADQPYWGRPVPGWGSERPRLLIVGLAPAAHGANRTGRMFTGDRSGDQLYAALHRAGLVNSPVSVDAADGLRANQIRITAPVRCAPPGNAPTPAERVTCAAWLDAEWRLVADRVRVIVALGGFAWRVALRLPAASGTLRPRFGHGVVAELGAGVRLLGCYHPSQQNMFTGRLTPAMLDDIFREAKKLAGIE; this comes from the coding sequence GTGCAGGATGCTCGTGTGCTCATGCATCCGAATACCGGACAGGCGTTCGGTTCCCCGGTCGAGCCCGGCTCGGGCTGGCCCGGGGATCCGGCGACACCGCAGACCCCGGTGGCTGCCGATGCCGCGCGGGTGGCCGCGTTGGCTGGGGGAGCCGGCTCGATTTCCGAACTCAACGCGGTGATCAGTGTGTGCCGGGCTTGCCCCCGGTTGGTCGGTTGGCGTGAGGAGGTGGCCGTCGGCAAACGACGCGCCTTCGCCGACCAGCCGTATTGGGGACGCCCGGTGCCGGGCTGGGGATCGGAGCGGCCGCGGTTGTTGATTGTCGGGCTGGCGCCCGCCGCGCACGGGGCAAACCGGACTGGACGGATGTTCACCGGCGACCGGTCCGGGGATCAGTTGTATGCGGCACTGCATCGGGCCGGCCTGGTGAACTCACCGGTCAGCGTCGATGCCGCGGACGGGTTGCGGGCCAATCAGATTCGAATCACCGCGCCGGTGCGGTGTGCGCCCCCGGGCAACGCGCCGACCCCGGCCGAGCGGGTGACGTGCGCGGCCTGGCTGGACGCGGAATGGCGCCTGGTGGCCGATCGCGTCCGGGTCATCGTCGCCCTCGGCGGATTCGCCTGGCGGGTCGCGTTGCGCTTGCCGGCGGCGTCGGGGACACTGAGGCCGCGGTTTGGCCACGGCGTCGTTGCCGAGCTGGGAGCCGGTGTGCGGCTGCTGGGCTGCTACCACCCGAGTCAGCAGAACATGTTCACCGGTAGGTTGACCCCGGCCATGCTCGATGACATTTTCCGCGAGGCCAAGAAGTTGGCAGGAATTGAGTGA